In Babylonia areolata isolate BAREFJ2019XMU chromosome 10, ASM4173473v1, whole genome shotgun sequence, the following proteins share a genomic window:
- the LOC143286640 gene encoding uncharacterized protein LOC143286640 — MSLLLCLEEGVHQNSVCFAWKKKKVFSLLCPEEGIHQNSVCFARKKVFSLLCPEEGIHQNSVCFARKKVFSLLCPEEGIHQNSVCFARKKVFPKFQSVLPGRRYSPKFSLLCLEEGIQQNSVCFARKNVFTKIQSALPGRRYSPKFSLLCLEEGIHQNSVCFARKKVFSLLCLEEGIQSALLGRRYSPKFSLLCSEEGIQSALLGRRYSPKFSLLCLEEGIHQNSVCFARKNVFNKIQSALPGRRYSVCFAWKKVFHSALPGRRYSPKFSLLWLEEGIPQNSVCFGWKKVFPKIQSGFHQNSVCFARKKVFTKIQSALPGRRYSVCFARKKVFTESSTLSLSFILSFLHDLLFICRHSV, encoded by the exons ATGTCCCT TCTGCTTTGCCTGGAAGAAGGTGTTCACCAAAATTCAGTCTGCTTtgcctggaagaagaagaaggtattcaGTCTGCTTTGCCCGGAAGAAG GTATTCACCAAAATTCAGTCTGCTTTGCCCGGAAGAAGGTATTCAGTCTGCTTTGCCCGGAAGAAGGTATTCACCAAAATTCAGTCTGCTTTGCCCGGAAGAAGGTATTCAGTCTGCTTTGCCCGGAAGAAGGTATTCACCAAAATTCAGTCTGCTTTGCCCGGAAGAAGGTATTCCCCAAATTTCAGTCTGTTTTGCCCGGAAGAAGGTATTCACCAAAATTCAGTCTGCTTTGCCTGGAAGAAGGTATTCAACAAAATTCAGTCTGCTTTGCCCGGAAGAATGTATTCACCAAAATTCAGTCTGCTTTGCCCGGAAGAAGGTATTCACCAAAATTTAGTCTGCTTTGCCTGGAAGAAGGTATTCACCAAAATTCAGTCTGCTTTGCCCGGAAGAAGGTATTCAGTCTGCTTTGCTTGGAAGAAGGTATTCAGTCTGCTTTGCTTGGAAGAAGGTATTCCCCAAAATTCAGTCTGCTTTGCTCGGAAGAAGGTATTCAGTCTGCTTTGCTTGGAAGAAGGTATTCACCAAAATTCAGTCTGCTTTGCCTGGAAGAAGGTATTCACCAAAATTCAGTCTGCTTTGCCCGGAAGAATGTATTCAACAAAATTCAGTCTGCTTTGCCCGGAAGAAGGTATTCAGTCTGCTTTGCTTGGAAGAAGGTATTTCACTCTGCTTTGCCCGGAAGAAGGTATTCACCAAAATTCAGTCTGCTTTGGCTGGAAGAAGGTATTCCCCAAAATTCAGTCTGCTTTGGCTGGAAGAAGGTATTCCCCAAAATTCAGTCAGGTTTTCACCAAAATTCAGTCTGCTTTGCCCGGAAGAAGGTATTCACCAAAATTCAGTCTGCTTTGCCCGGAAGAAGGTATTCAGTCTGCTTTGCCCGGAAGAAGGTATTCACCGAAAGCAGCACGctgtccctttctttcattctttcttttctgcatgATTTGTTATTTATCTGTCGTCACTCAGTTTGA